A window of the Parabacteroides merdae ATCC 43184 genome harbors these coding sequences:
- a CDS encoding oligosaccharide flippase family protein, which yields MKFGQDNKYKVIVHNTTYLSVLEILKMVMPFVALPYLISTVGADKYGLVVFAQAIISYFIIFINFGLDVSAVKNVSINRSDNEKLSEVVSSVLIIKAFLFILSFLALGVLLLCVKQFRDNYVLFLLSFLSCLSEILFPVWFYQGVEKMKYITLIRFTSIFFYTVTVFIFIKNESDYLLIPLLQSLGWLLSGVISFFMLIRVEKISLFVPTIESIRRYFKESVPFFVSRVSVVINASMAKTICGIFFSMHEVAVFDLAQKIAMTALVPLQMLNQALFPHIAKTLDRKFVNKCFRLILLATGCIIVIVYILAPFAVFVLSDGKLPESVDILHVFSLFIFSGGITSFTGSPVLVSFGYSKPFNRSVVLSTFVLIVIYMVLYFTNSFSIINFALALGFAEFVIAIYRLYYCNRYKLIMLYGRV from the coding sequence ATGAAGTTTGGTCAAGATAATAAATACAAAGTAATTGTTCATAATACAACGTATTTGTCTGTACTTGAGATATTAAAAATGGTAATGCCTTTTGTAGCATTACCTTATTTGATATCTACAGTTGGTGCGGATAAGTACGGTTTGGTCGTTTTTGCACAGGCTATTATCTCTTATTTTATTATATTTATCAACTTTGGTCTGGATGTTTCGGCTGTAAAGAATGTTTCTATAAATCGTTCTGATAACGAGAAGCTATCGGAAGTTGTATCTTCAGTTTTGATTATTAAAGCTTTTCTTTTTATACTTTCTTTTTTAGCATTAGGAGTTTTATTATTATGTGTGAAGCAATTTAGAGATAATTATGTTTTATTTTTATTGTCTTTTTTATCTTGCCTTTCAGAAATTTTGTTTCCTGTTTGGTTTTATCAAGGGGTAGAAAAGATGAAATATATTACTTTGATTCGTTTTACTTCTATTTTCTTTTATACTGTTACAGTCTTTATTTTCATTAAAAATGAAAGTGATTATTTACTGATACCATTACTTCAGTCTTTAGGGTGGCTTTTATCAGGGGTTATTTCCTTTTTTATGCTAATTCGGGTAGAAAAGATATCCTTATTTGTGCCAACTATAGAATCGATTAGGCGGTATTTTAAAGAGAGCGTTCCGTTTTTTGTTTCTCGTGTATCAGTTGTGATTAATGCAAGTATGGCAAAGACGATTTGTGGAATTTTCTTTTCAATGCATGAAGTTGCAGTTTTTGATTTGGCCCAAAAAATTGCAATGACGGCACTTGTCCCTTTACAAATGTTGAATCAAGCTTTGTTTCCTCATATTGCAAAAACACTTGATCGGAAATTTGTCAATAAGTGTTTTCGATTGATTTTATTAGCTACAGGCTGTATCATTGTAATTGTATATATTCTTGCTCCATTTGCTGTTTTTGTTTTATCGGATGGTAAGTTGCCTGAATCTGTTGATATATTACATGTTTTTAGTTTGTTCATTTTTAGTGGAGGCATTACTTCTTTCACAGGGTCGCCAGTGCTGGTTTCTTTTGGTTATTCCAAGCCTTTTAATCGAAGTGTAGTTCTTTCGACTTTCGTCTTAATTGTAATTTATATGGTACTATATTTTACAAATTCATTCTCGATTATTAATTTTGCACTAGCCTTAGGTTTTGCAGAATTTGTAATAGCTATTTATAGGCTATATTATTGTAACCGTTATAAATTAATTATGCTTTATGGACGGGTTTAA